In candidate division WOR-3 bacterium, the genomic window ATTGAGCATATAGGAAGCACTTCGATTCCAGGGATGAAGGCAAAACCTGTTATCGATATCGATATCGAGATACGGGACATGAATATTTTTGAATTGACAAATAGCGAACTCGGAAAAATCGGTTATTATCACAACGGGGATCAGGGAATACCCGGCAGGGAAGCATTCAAAAGAACAGGTGACGACAATCACCAGATTTTCGACAATATAGAGCATCACCTTTACATCTGCCCTTCAGATTCAGTTGAACTGAGCAATCATCTTCTGTTCAGGGATTATTTAAAAAAACACAGGGAATACGCGGACAGATACAACAGCATCAAACTTGAAATACTTTCAAAACATGGCGAAAAAAACCTTGAAAAGTACATCGAAGTGAAAGAAAACGAATACAGATGGTTTTTCACGGAGGTCATCGAATTGAGTAGAAAGGGAAAAAAGAAAGCATGAAATTATTTTATCCAA contains:
- a CDS encoding GrpB family protein — its product is MVIIEYSRNWPKQFSLIRVELEKHLSNFVRIEHIGSTSIPGMKAKPVIDIDIEIRDMNIFELTNSELGKIGYYHNGDQGIPGREAFKRTGDDNHQIFDNIEHHLYICPSDSVELSNHLLFRDYLKKHREYADRYNSIKLEILSKHGEKNLEKYIEVKENEYRWFFTEVIELSRKGKKKA